The stretch of DNA CCGCTGCTCAGCGAGTTTCTTGGGTTTCAGGCAGAGGAATGGGCATTCCATCAGGGTGAAGGTGAATACGCCGACCCTTTGGTCGAGGCCCATTTACGTGGCCTTGAGGCTGAGTTCATTGACGGTCGCAGCTATGACACCGGGTTCTCGGAACATGTTCAGCGCGTGCTGGCGAACATGCAGCAAAAACGCGTGCCGGACCCGGTTTGCGAACAAATGATTGCAAGGCTGGGGGATCAACAGAGGCTCGAAGTACTGCGCGAAACGGCGGCCAGTTGCCTGCAGAAGACTTACGGTCTCAATGAAGCGCAATGGGTCTGTCTGTTGTTCACGCCGTTCATTGAGCGGGGCGCTGGTCTGGAGCGTTTTCTGCGCAGCTGTCATCCTGGCATGCTGGTGGCGATGCCCGAATTGCATCGGGCCATGCAGGGGCTGCACGGCCCGGAACAAGTGCTGCAATGGATGATGGATGTCAGTGGGTTGCCGGTCAGGCTGATAAGCCGTCTCTATGCCATGGAGCCCTTGCCAATGCGTCGGACTGCCCTGCATGTATTGGAAACTGCACTCGACACGGCGGGTCTCGATGGCCTCGATGCCGGCGCGGGTGACCGGTCAGCGGAACGCTGAGGTGAGTGATCCATCCTTCGGTGCATCTGTATCCATGGTCGCCGGTTCATGAAGGCTGTAAAGGAACCGGGGTTTGCTTACCAGGCGGTCTATCGCTACTTGATGCGATTGATTGCAGAACCGGCCGGTGATGGCAATGTAAGGCTGCCGTCGTTGCGCCAGCTGGCAGATCGTCTGAACGTATCGATCTCGACCATTCAATACGCTTATTCGTTGCTGGAGAAGGAAGGGCGGATCTATTCAGTCGCCAAGTCCGGGTACTACGTCCGGGCGGTTGTGGCGCTGGCGCCTCCAGCCGTTGGCAATGATCTGCTCGAAACGGTCTACGTCAATGCGCGGCGCCCGGGCATGCGATTATTGAGCGCCGAAGATCCGGTTTCGGTGCAATCGCTGGACAGCCCTTTGTTGTTGCTGGAGCGGGAATTGTTGCGTCAGTACCCCCGCCAGCCAGCGTTGCTCGACCAACCCTGCGGTGAACTGGAATTGCGCGCTGTACTGGCGGCGCGCTACACCACCTCGCCAAGTCAATGCTGGCACGCCGAAGATGTCTACATCGGTGCGGACTTGCGTGGGGTGCTGGAAATCCTGGTTGCCGTTCTACAGCTCAAGCATGCAACCGTTCTGGTCGAGTCGCCCTGCGACTGGGTGATATTGCGGATGCTGCAGGCTGCAGAGGTGCGCGTGATCGAACTGCCGTTGCAGGCCTGTGGCGGGCTGGAGCCGCAATGGCTGGAAACACAGCTCAACATCGGGAATGTGC from Pseudomonas sp. P8_229 encodes:
- a CDS encoding PLP-dependent aminotransferase family protein gives rise to the protein MKAVKEPGFAYQAVYRYLMRLIAEPAGDGNVRLPSLRQLADRLNVSISTIQYAYSLLEKEGRIYSVAKSGYYVRAVVALAPPAVGNDLLETVYVNARRPGMRLLSAEDPVSVQSLDSPLLLLERELLRQYPRQPALLDQPCGELELRAVLAARYTTSPSQCWHAEDVYIGADLRGVLEILVAVLQLKHATVLVESPCDWVILRMLQAAEVRVIELPLQACGGLEPQWLETQLNIGNVRLVLLSSGLCMPRGTQVPADNRNAIARLLHEHGTWVLENDCYGELGETTDGERLRDRLDPDRLLVFSTFEKIIGIEAPYGFVLSRQWKNEMLRHFLMRSFRLSPIRQKAIARLYRNGRIDQHLHVLRRLLKERRTPMIHLLRERLGDALQVVEPQGGATVWVRSVRPVDMRDVFQRMLRQQVLIAPGELFSLQGLHGHHLRLSLLEQGEHGLVGIIGMLGDALRLAPLE